The Micromonospora violae DNA segment CAGCGCCGAGCACTGGACGGAGCGCTACGACCTCATCCTGATCATCGCGCTGGGCGAATCGATCATCTCGACCGGGGTGGGCGGCAACCTGCTCGGCAAGCCGGTCACCTGGCCGGCGGTGGCGGCCGCTGCGCTCGGCATCGTGGTCACCGCCGCCCTCTGGTGGGCGCACTTCGACTTCATCGCCCCGGCTGCCCGGATCGCCCTGCACGCGGCGGAGGGTGGCCCCCGGGTGGCGATGGCCCGCGACGCGTACGCGTACCTCTACCTGCTGATGATCGCCGGGGTGATCCTCTTCTCGATCGGCAACGAGGAGATCCTGCACAAGATCACTGACCCGGCCGGTGGGATCGCCGAGCAGGTCGAGGGACCGGCCGTGCCGATGCTCTTCGGCGGGCTGATCTGCTACTTCGCCGTCAACCTGCTGTTCCAGCTGCGCACGCTGCACACCGTGACGTGGACCCGCATCGGCGTCATCGTGGCGCTCACGGTGGCCCTCCCGATCGGTCAGCACCTGCCGGCGTTGGGCGCGCTCACCCTCGCAACCGTGATCTGTGTCGGCCTGGTGGCTGTGGAGGTGCTGGTGTTGTCGCAATCCCGGCACGCCCTGCGGGCGGCCGTCTTCCAGGAGCGGACCACCCACGAGGCCCACGAGGCAGCCTGGCGTGCGCGCTGGCACGACGTCCCGGAGACCGACGAGCCGACCACGCCGTGACCGCGGCGGTTCCGCCGGGCTAGACTCCTGCGCAGCGTCGCGGTGCACCCGGCACGAAGGCCGCCGTGGGCATGGAGGCGCGGGGACAGCATGGGACGAACGTGCACCCAACCGGTTCACCGGCCGGCCGGCTCGCCGCCGTCGGCAATCAGATGATCGAGATTCACCTCTGGCTCAGCGCGGAACTGGCCCGGCTACAGACCGACCTCGACGCCCGCCCCTCCCGGGACCTGCGGGCGCACTGCCTGACCTTCTGCGCCGCGCTCGGCCGACACCACACCGGCGAGGACGCGGGCGCGTTCCGACTGCTCGCCGAGGAAGCCCCCGAGCTACGCCCCGTCATCGAGAATCTGATCACCGATCACGAGGTGGTGGCGGGGATCCTGGAACGGATCGAGGCACTGCTGGGCGGCGACGCCCCCGTGCCCGTCGCCCAGGTGCGCGCCGAGTTGGCCGGCTTGGCCGCCCTGCTGGCGTCGCACTTCCGCTACGAGGAGAAGCGGCTGGTCGCCGCACTGAACGCGCTCACCGGTCGACCCGGGACAGCCGAGGACCTGCTCGGGGTGACCGCGCCGCCGGCTGACCGGTCTCCCGTCTAGTCCCTTCCGCCCTGGTGGGCGGCCCCTTCAGGTCCGAGAGCCTGCGGGAAGGCTGCCGGATTCTGTACGCATCTTCGGCGAACCCGGCTGTCGTGGGTCAAGCCGGTGCCGGAGCGGGCCGACCGATCAGCAGATGGAGCGCGCAGGCGAGCACCGCGAGCGCGGCTGCGGCGAGGCACAGCAGCCGTGCGCCGGCGCCATGCGTGAGAAGCAGGCCGCCGAGCCCTGCTCCGAGTGCCTGCCCCAGGTAGAGCGCGGAGGAGTTGAAGGAGATGACGACGCTGGCCAGGTCCGGTGCCAGTGCGGTGAGGCGGTGGTTGTTGGGTGTGGCC contains these protein-coding regions:
- a CDS encoding low temperature requirement protein A — its product is MGGYRRSGRLGPAVPIAPGARVDKFEVFFDLVFVFSFFIITRATAANITGRQLLHAALVLAVLWWIWVVHSLVATRVRLGEGYVPVLMVIAMVALFAFALALPQAFSDPKGSAAGPMLVAISYVVVRAVHMILYQHVVRDSPQERRQLRRFAPELAVSIVLLLAAALIPAQITNPDQAAMVRDGLWITVVVVQYATGFIVGTWGWGVTSAEHWTERYDLILIIALGESIISTGVGGNLLGKPVTWPAVAAAALGIVVTAALWWAHFDFIAPAARIALHAAEGGPRVAMARDAYAYLYLLMIAGVILFSIGNEEILHKITDPAGGIAEQVEGPAVPMLFGGLICYFAVNLLFQLRTLHTVTWTRIGVIVALTVALPIGQHLPALGALTLATVICVGLVAVEVLVLSQSRHALRAAVFQERTTHEAHEAAWRARWHDVPETDEPTTP
- a CDS encoding hemerythrin domain-containing protein, with product MHPTGSPAGRLAAVGNQMIEIHLWLSAELARLQTDLDARPSRDLRAHCLTFCAALGRHHTGEDAGAFRLLAEEAPELRPVIENLITDHEVVAGILERIEALLGGDAPVPVAQVRAELAGLAALLASHFRYEEKRLVAALNALTGRPGTAEDLLGVTAPPADRSPV